A part of Drosophila bipectinata strain 14024-0381.07 chromosome 3L, DbipHiC1v2, whole genome shotgun sequence genomic DNA contains:
- the vih gene encoding ubiquitin-conjugating enzyme E2 C: MAQNISPEQSGTGGGGSKHSDDSLPVKDNHAVSKRLHKELMNLMMANEKGISAFPDGENIFKWVGTIAGPRNTVYAGQTYRLSLDFPNSYPYAAPVVKFLTSCFHPNVDLQGAICLDILKDKWSALYDVRTILLSIQSLLGEPNNESPLNAQAAMMWNDQKEYKKYLDAFYEKHKDT; encoded by the exons TAGCCCCGAGCAGAGCGGAACGGGGGGCGGTGGCAGCAAGCACAGTGATGACTCGCTGCCGGTGAAAGACAATCACGCCGTGAGCAAAAG ACTGCACAAAGAACTTATGAATCTGATGATGGCCAATGAGAAGGGTATCTCAGCATTCCCGGACGGCGAGAACATCTTCAAGTGGGTGGGAACCATTGCAGGGCCAAGGAATACGGTCTACGCCGGCCAGACATATCGGTTGTCGCTGGACTTTCCCAACTCCTATCCATATGCGGCACCTGTGGTCAAGTTCCTGACGTCCTGCTTCCATCCGAACGTGGATCTGCAGGGCGCCATTTGTCTGGATATCCTAAAGGACAAGTGGTCGGCGCTGTACGATGTTCGCACCATTCTGCTGTCCATCCAGTCACTGCTAGGCGAGCCAAACAACGAGAGTCCCCTGAATGCGCAGGCCGCGATGATGTGGAACGACCAAAAGGAGTACAAAAAGTATCTAGACGCCTTCTATGAGAAACACAAGGATACTTAG
- the LOC108127796 gene encoding zinc finger protein Paris isoform X2, translating into MEVTDVTRTLICRACLVLLGPEDVSYNLVREQDLAEKYFGCIGGDAGKMLRLQQNEEDELQQPQLVLKSICECCYHLVQKFHDFQRMCEESSRNFEKLLLDIDYHCIEEQDVGVSLPDLDTPSDSNDSTNQKPQMDTLGPKNIEEVYIMEDDNTKQDLTQEKIPSLSQRSSTGQRKRRARNTLECKECQRGFYKTSLLEAHMKQHEGINPYTCVHCGKSYARANLLEEHLQKRHSSTAEQETYPCSSCDKVYTAYRSLKYHFKQQHEVVDKKEVSIQHICEKCGKSFGRKAHLTRHKWTHSSQDELKYGCEFCSKRFYTKENMLDHQKRLHGVHGLLRCRKCGRIFKSWLELKEHLKKHKKLDNVVQ; encoded by the exons ATGGAAGTAACGGACGTCACGAGAACCCTGATATGTCGGGCATGCCTGGTCCTTCTCGGTCCCGAGGATGTCTCATATAATCTCGTCAGGGAGCAGGATTTggctgaaaaatattttggctgTATTGGCGGCGATGCCGGAAAGATGCTGAGGCTCCAACAGAACGAGGAGGATGAGCTCCAGCAGCCGCAACTGGTCCTTAAAAGCATCTGCGAGTGCTGCTACCACTTGGTGCAAAAGTTTCACGACTTTCAACGCATGTGCGAAGAATCCTCACGCAACTTTGAGAAACTGTTGCTGGACATCGACTACCACTGCATCGAGGAGCAGGATGTTGGAGTCTCCTTGCCGGATTTAGATACGCCATCGGATAGCAATGATTCCACTAATCAGAAGCCCCAAATGGACACACTCGGCCCCAAAAACATT GAGGAAGTCTACATAATGGAGGATGATAATACCAAGCAGGACCTTACACAGGAAAAGATACCTTCATTATCACAACGCAGTTCCACAGGACAAAGGAAACGTCGAGCGAGAAACACCCTTGAGTGCAAGGAGTGCCAACGGGGCTTCTACAAGACGTCCCTGCTGGAGGCCCACATGAAACAGCACGAGGGCATAAATCCCTATACCTGCGTCCACTGTGGTAAGAGTTATGCGAGAGCCAATCTTCTGGAAGAGCACCTGCAAAAGAGGCACAGTAGTACTGCTGAGCAGGAAACCTATCCCTGTTCCAGCTGTGATAAAGTGTACACTGCCTACCGGAGTCTCAAATATCATTTTAAACAACAACACGAGGTAGTCGACAAAAAGGAAGTATCCATTCAGCACATCTGTgagaaatgtggaaaatctTTTGGACGAAAGGCTCACCTCACTCGTCACAAATGGACTCACTCCAGCCAGGATGAGCTGAAATATGGTTGTGAATTTTGTAGTAAACGATTCTACACGAAGGAGAACATGCTGGATCACCAAAAGCGACTGCACGGAGTCCATGGCCTGCTGAGGTGCCGGAAGTGCGGTCGGATCTTCAAGAGCTGGTTGGAGCTCAAAGAACACTTGAAAAAGCACAAGAAGCTAGATAATGTAGTTCAataa
- the LOC108127796 gene encoding zinc finger protein Paris isoform X1, protein MPVKWRHPFPAMFNSNLRLCAHSAIADSTTTAVMEVTDVTRTLICRACLVLLGPEDVSYNLVREQDLAEKYFGCIGGDAGKMLRLQQNEEDELQQPQLVLKSICECCYHLVQKFHDFQRMCEESSRNFEKLLLDIDYHCIEEQDVGVSLPDLDTPSDSNDSTNQKPQMDTLGPKNIEEVYIMEDDNTKQDLTQEKIPSLSQRSSTGQRKRRARNTLECKECQRGFYKTSLLEAHMKQHEGINPYTCVHCGKSYARANLLEEHLQKRHSSTAEQETYPCSSCDKVYTAYRSLKYHFKQQHEVVDKKEVSIQHICEKCGKSFGRKAHLTRHKWTHSSQDELKYGCEFCSKRFYTKENMLDHQKRLHGVHGLLRCRKCGRIFKSWLELKEHLKKHKKLDNVVQ, encoded by the exons ATGCCGGTAAAGTGGAGGCACCCTTTTCCAGCGATGTTCAATTCAAATCTGAGGCTGTGCGCGCACAGTGCCATCGCAGATTCAACCACAACGGCTGTGATGGAAGTAACGGACGTCACGAGAACCCTGATATGTCGGGCATGCCTGGTCCTTCTCGGTCCCGAGGATGTCTCATATAATCTCGTCAGGGAGCAGGATTTggctgaaaaatattttggctgTATTGGCGGCGATGCCGGAAAGATGCTGAGGCTCCAACAGAACGAGGAGGATGAGCTCCAGCAGCCGCAACTGGTCCTTAAAAGCATCTGCGAGTGCTGCTACCACTTGGTGCAAAAGTTTCACGACTTTCAACGCATGTGCGAAGAATCCTCACGCAACTTTGAGAAACTGTTGCTGGACATCGACTACCACTGCATCGAGGAGCAGGATGTTGGAGTCTCCTTGCCGGATTTAGATACGCCATCGGATAGCAATGATTCCACTAATCAGAAGCCCCAAATGGACACACTCGGCCCCAAAAACATT GAGGAAGTCTACATAATGGAGGATGATAATACCAAGCAGGACCTTACACAGGAAAAGATACCTTCATTATCACAACGCAGTTCCACAGGACAAAGGAAACGTCGAGCGAGAAACACCCTTGAGTGCAAGGAGTGCCAACGGGGCTTCTACAAGACGTCCCTGCTGGAGGCCCACATGAAACAGCACGAGGGCATAAATCCCTATACCTGCGTCCACTGTGGTAAGAGTTATGCGAGAGCCAATCTTCTGGAAGAGCACCTGCAAAAGAGGCACAGTAGTACTGCTGAGCAGGAAACCTATCCCTGTTCCAGCTGTGATAAAGTGTACACTGCCTACCGGAGTCTCAAATATCATTTTAAACAACAACACGAGGTAGTCGACAAAAAGGAAGTATCCATTCAGCACATCTGTgagaaatgtggaaaatctTTTGGACGAAAGGCTCACCTCACTCGTCACAAATGGACTCACTCCAGCCAGGATGAGCTGAAATATGGTTGTGAATTTTGTAGTAAACGATTCTACACGAAGGAGAACATGCTGGATCACCAAAAGCGACTGCACGGAGTCCATGGCCTGCTGAGGTGCCGGAAGTGCGGTCGGATCTTCAAGAGCTGGTTGGAGCTCAAAGAACACTTGAAAAAGCACAAGAAGCTAGATAATGTAGTTCAataa